The window TGTCTTACGTCTACCCCGTTTAACAACCTTCAACTCCGGATCCGGCCATAGTTGAACTCCATGATACTCCGGCCATTGTGATTGGTCAAAGTATGGGTGAAAGCGGGGAGCCCATGTGTTTCTTGACCATCATGATTGAGAACTCCGACTCCCTCACGGTGCGTGGGTGATTGATGTCCACATTCCTAACGCGACCGGCGGCATACAAATGTGAGCATGGGAGATGAAGCAACAATGGCCTCCCGCAAGTGCAATCACATTGTGTTAACGACACCTTGAAAGCCCAACCTCCATGTTGCCGGCCATCGTTTGTGGTTCCTCCTGGCTCTTTCACTTCGTACTTCCACTCTTCGTTGTCATATAATATAGCTTCTTCTGAGTCCGCCTTCCGTGATTGAAATACCAACCATTCATCAACTTTGGGTGGGAACTTGTACTTCCGTGGGTTCTCACCCGCTATCTGTGCATCGGTTTCCATCGAGTACTTTACAAAGTACgcattcatcttgtcaaatgtgtattgaactattgccgtcacgggtaatccacgtgcacctttgagcaccctattgaagcattcggccatattgcttgtcatttgaccgtatctccggccatcttcatcaaaagcacgtgcccacttgttccggtattgaatgtgcctattgagaaattcttgacccccgggatcaagttttttgtgtgccagcaatttgttgtacaaagtggcgaagcgcttatcagagaaagcgagacaacaatcttgaagatcgtccgccaactccttaaggccacatgccctatagaagttcgaacaaaagtgcctcatgcaccatcgatggtgcaacggagcatgcccgggaatgtcaatctccaccgcgttaagaattccttgattccgatccgatatgacacaaatttccctttcagcgggtaacaccttcgtcctcaaaagatgcagaaaccactcccagttgtcattgttttccacctcaaccaaagcaaatgccaatggcaacacccggttattggcatcacttgctatcgcaaccaacaaggtgcccttgtattgtccggtcaagaacgtgccatcaattgcgatgaccggcctacaatgttcgaaagccctcacacattgctcgaacgcccaaaaagcacggccaaatactctgactttccttccatcatgaaccgttgtttggtgcccatgaggctcgaccacatgaagcatgcccgggtttgtcgcggccatggctaacaacaacctagggattcggttgtatgcttcctcccatgtaccatacaacatcttaaatgcggcttgcttcaccttccatgccttgccgtatttcaccttgtaatgaaagatggctttcacaaggtcaatgacatgttggacgctcattgttggaagtgtggatattgagttggagagcctgtaagcgatgaactcggacgtgagttgtttgtggtcttcggacacaatcttgccatccacccttttgccttggcacatgtgagttggcacacaactcactacatgccaagtaggacctcctttccatggtcttgcacgcacaatccacggacaaccgccacggcgtcttgccactccttgttggacctcctttccacgacctctaccaccaccacggcctcttgtaagtccaagttggacctccttttcatcttcacatgcacatgcaaccgtgtagcgcacattgacgtccgagtgcaccaccttgtgtggacgataatgcgtaaccgagtagttgtcgagccacatcttcaaatccaacaagctgtcgaacttagaacctttagcaatccggttcttgtcgtctaccaaatcacggtgagagcttggcctaaccccaagaagtacacattggccaccatctaccacggcttcatccgcgagactaacatccttgaacaatgtagtccgatgatcccgaccaaataccttctcgaaagcttcggcctccttcaccgtgaacccctccgcatcaacttgttcatcgggaccatcgtcatccgagtccgatgcatatgcacgggaaaaagggatggaatggtccattgtctcttgcaaatgatatttgtcgagatcacccacattgttgtcacggagatcaacttcattgtcatcgtccgcatactcatcattgtcctcttgcaaagattcatcttggttgtttctatacgggctcaatgttggcctcacttcttgggtcaaaagaggttcaacaatttcatctcgcttcaagggtggggggctactagcaaccaaaggggggggttccggttcaagtccaaatgcaaacttgaatcaaccttcttcgttgcaaataactcaagagccttgtctagtgattcggccaccgtctccttgtatgcaacccaacgttgctccgagttgacacgcattgtcttccaacggatgtgcattccaaaaccaacattatgccttccctccaactcaatatatcactagggtccatccaattcaaatctttcctaacttgttgcaagagctccgcatagctaggactactatcaaacaccatgtcaaACTCATCCGGATCCGGTTCTTCATTGCCTTTCAAAAAGCTgtctttgtccccatgatgaacaaacacacatgttcttcccatccctataagcattcaaagaacacaaggtaacattgcttccatgagtactaatccatggattaacacggaatacaaaccctaatatatatatgaaacaacaaccctaaccctaaccataaccctaaccctaaccataaccataaccataaccctagccctaaacctaaccctagcaccaacataagaacacccataagaataaccctagcatactaacaaagcctaatcatagaaattggcaaacaaacatctcacatctccatgcaaatatctagatccaaacaaaactagggtttccccaaactagcaacaaatgagcaatgggagaactttacttggatcaaaacaaggggatcggagattattaccttgagggagggtttgacttcgaaatccacggacaaattcttcaaatttgcaagatttggaagaagacttgagagggggagagagtgggagagggggcaaagcttggggagagagtgagagagtgtgtggtggtgggggtgggtgggggaggggggcccagccaagtggctggataagtcacagtgcagcgcctagccgctaggcgctgcacatagGCGCTGCACGTTACATGTGCGGCGCCTAGCTCGGCGGcgttgcactgctgggtgcgggtccatgggctgccacggtggacagaggtgcaacgccccggagctaggcgctgcaccgtagggtgtggcgccggcgtggcaggcactacacaaaagggtcaggggtgtgaaatagtttcgcacccagttcattttgtgaatttatttcgtttcgagttcaaaattgtcaaatttgcttATAAAAAACCAAGTGCACTCATCCGAGACCGGGCAAGAACCGCAGGCCCTGCTGCGAGCAGCTTCAATCATCCGGGGACGGTATTGCCAATGTGCGTTGGTGAAGAGCCGCAGCCAGCTGGTCTGTATTCGCGCAGATGAGTTCTCATTGGTGATTCTTTAGGTCCATACAATAAAGGCGAAAACATGTAGGTTTTCCATTCCACCTGGAAAATGAGTTTTTGAGGCGCAGAACAGAACGCCCACACAAGCCAGCAGTTGGCAACCACCGGTCACCGGAGGCGTGGAATCTCCGCCGGGCTCCACGGAACCTGGAACTCGGATACCCTGTCGTGGTGCACTGGCCCACCGTCACCGTGCGAGGCAGAGAGGTTTGGTCCGACTTGAGCACGCACCACCACCACAAAATCGTCGACCGGAATCATTTCCCCCGGATGAAACGAGATTACCCTTGGCCGGCACGCAGCGACCTCAGGCGAGCACACAACCCCGAGACGACTCCCGACTCCCGTCCTCCGCACGACGGCGCGGCCGCGAGAGATCCACAAGCTTCACGCGGTCGCTGCCGGCTGCCCCGCGGCCCCGGCGGATAAATAAAACCACGAGAGCACCAGTCAGAAAAAAGCACCGGTCGGAAGCAAAGGCGAAACAAACACCAACGTCAGTCAAGGCGAGAAGCAAGCAAGGGACAGAGCCAGAGCCAACCAGCCTCAGCGCGCGCGTGCGTGTGTGGTGGTGGGAGGTCAGCAGCTTGGCTGTGCCTGTGGGGCAAGAGCAGCGGCAGCGATGGCGGCGTCCGTGGCCACCTCCCCGGCCTGCACCCGGCTCATCCCCAGCAGCCCCCTCTCCGCCTCGGCTTACACGGCCGCGCCGTCCCTCGTCCGCCTGGCGGGGTCCTCCAGGCGCCTCCGCCGGGCCCTGCGCGTCTCGGCCGCGGCGGAGCCGGCCGACGCGCTGCCGGGGCCCGGGGCCGGCGAGCTGGACGGGGTGGTGCCGGCCGGGCTGCTCGAGGAGCTGCCGGAGGGCCTCGCCTTCCAGGGCGACATGGGCGGGGGGTTCGCccccggcggcagcggcggcggcggcgacgacggcaaCAAGATGCTCGACCGCGGCATCAACGCCGCTATCGTGCTCGGCGCCAGCACCTACGCGCTCACCAAGCTCCTCACCGTCGACCAGGACTACTGGCATGTAAGGACGGACCTCCTCGACTGATTCCAACCAAAATTGCATCTTCTCTTCTGTTCTACTTATAATAGCTAGCCTAGCCATAATCTCGTTCGATTGGGCGTTCGTGATGGATGATTAACCTTTGTTTCTCTCGATTGGATTTGGTTGGTGCAGGGATGGACCATCTTTGAGATCCTGCGGTACATGCCGGAGCACAACTGGTCGGCGTACGAGGAGGCCCTCAAGGCCAATCCTGTTCTTGCCAAGATGATGATCAGCGGCGTCGTCTACTCCCTCGGCGACTGGATAGCCCAGGTGCCAATCCAATCCAATCCAATTCCCCCTCGCTGACTGATCCCCTTTCTGCTGCTGCAATAGCTAATTCGGTTCTTCTTCTTTGTGTTGCTTCTGCTTACAGTGTTACGAAGGGAAGCCCATCTTCGAGTTTGACCGGACTCGTATGTTCAGGTCTGGCCTCGTAGGGTTCACCCTCCACGGATCCCTTTCGCACTACTACTACCATTTCTGCGAGGTACCCATTGTGATTCTTAGCTGATTCGCATAATTTTTTTTCTGATGTTGATGCGTAAACTGACATGAATGCATCTACCTTCTTGCATCAGTCGTTGTTCCCGTTCAAGGATTGGTGGGCTGTGCCTGTCAAGGTTGCGTTTGATCAGACGGCTTGGTCTGCGCTGTGGAACAGCATCTACTTCGTCGCCCTGGGCTTCCTTCGCTGGGAATCTCCGTCCACCATATACAAAGAGCTCAAGGCCACCTTCTTCCCCATGCTTACTGTAAGCATCAGTCATCTTTTAAATTCTGGATTGTGCTTCTGTGGTTGTGCTAAACTAAGTATCTTTGGTGGAAAATGGACTGAATGTTGACGGCCTTAGTTTCATGGTCCCATTATTCAGTTAGAAAATGTAGAACATACAATAAGTTAATTAATACAACGTTGAGATTGTGCTGGCATTTTGCTGCCTCAATCTTCAGGCTTTTTAGACACACTAGCAACTGCAGACGTGTGTGAACGAGTGTAAATTTACTAAATAAGGCGCACATGCATCTAGTACATCATCGTGAAAGAATTTGGTCCGAGTTCGATGAGAGAAAATGGAAACAAACTGAAATATGGTTATTTTTCGATAAAGGGCGATTTTATTATCTCAGAATGTAGCATCAAGGGGATACAAAACATTATGAgtaacacccggcctctgcataactgagatgcacacagccaaatcCAAAAGTCTGACAAAAAACATGAAATATAAACCGACATATCGGCAACAGTAAAGTCCTATAGACCGACACTATGCCTATGTCGAAGGTGGTGGTGGATCGATCCGGAGGTtatgctgccacccatgttgggaAAAAACCTCCGTAGCCACCTGCTTCAACCGCGTACACACCGCCTTGAACAGCGATTGGTGCTCCGATCGTTGTAGCATAGACCACGTATGAAGCGATTGCGTACAACGGAAAATAACCTGCAGAGGAGAAGCATTTTTTCCATTAAAAACCAAATCGTTTCTACATAGCCAGAGCGACCAAATTAAGGCGTACGCTCCCACCCTTATAAGCGCTTTAAACCTATTTGGAATACCGTCCAACCAGTGACCAAATATATTGGCAACACTTGTGGGCGGATATAAATTTGACGCTATTTGGATGATTGACCACGTAGAACGTGCAAACTTGCATTGGAAAAAGAGGTGTTTGATTGTCTCGTCATGAGTACAAAAACAACACTTCTTACTCCCTGGCCAGTTGCGTCGTGCGAGGTTGTCTTTGGTCAACACAACTCCCTTACGAAGATACCACATGAAAATTTTCACTTTTAGTGGAATCTTGGACTTCCAAATTTTCTTGTTATTGATAGGATTAATTGTGGTGTTGTATAAGAGTATTACATATGAGCTTTTTCccattttatttttcttgttactcGTTGTTACAAAGCTGAAAATGATGTTCTGAATTGTAAATTGCAGGCTGGGTGGAAACTGTGGCCATTTGCACACTTAATCACATACGGTGTGGTTCCTATCGAACAAAGACTTCTCTGGGTCGACTGTGTCGAATTAATCTGGGTCACTATCTTGTCAACGTAAGCCTCTGATCGTGCTTTCATATTTGATTTCACAAGAGTTACTCGTGCTACCAAACTTTATCATGCATGGAAGATTACTAAACTGTATCACCTTCTTGTTTGATAGTTACTCGAACGAGAAATCTGAAGCAAGGATCTTAGACGATTCCTCCACAACAGATACGCAGGTATATTGCATCAGAACTATACTCCTAAACATATGAAGAAATCAGTTGAGCCTTGTCATCTCTGTCATCGTACTGACAGCTGGAATTATCTTTCTTCTTTTCAGGACAACTCCAGATAGCACATACTTCATGGTTTTGCTGTTTTATAGATTGAAACAGCAGAAACTGCTCCGGCTTCGCTACGTTGGGATTGTATAAATTGTATGTACAGTTAGTTGCCAGCGCTGCGTGTGTAAAAAAATCCTTGCATCTATTGCAAGCAAATTGTGCTGGCCAAACAAAACCGAAAAAGAAATTGTCTCAAGGGAGATCAACTcctgatgaaatatgagttgtgCAGCAACCATGATTTTGAGTCGCTTTTGGTGGTACCAAAGAGTGCTTGATGAAACTATGCAAGCGTGCAAAAAAAGAAAATGGCAAGCAGCAAAACATGAGATGTCTTAAACATTGGCAGATCTGTCTTTCCTAAATTGCATTTGATGGACATATGTCTGAACAAAGGAAGCGTGGTGCGAGTATTATAGAGCTGTAGAACACAGCTCTTAACCAGCATTTCCATAGTAAAAAAACAACTTTTTTTCTGCACAAGTAGAGAAGTAAAGATAGTATAGCATTGTGGTATGTATACCACCGTTATAGGATAATGAAAGCAAGATTTCATGGAGCTGAATATTCACAAGCACAAGATTAAACTGCACAATTTGTCAAGGAGATCCTTTTGTGAGGAGTTAGTTTAGTGAGTTGTGTTGGTGGGTGTTGGCGGTCTTGCACATGTTTGCATGTTTGCAACGCCTCTTGTAAATGTTGACTTCTTTCTTCCATGTAAACGGCTAAGCTTGAAAATAAAAGTACATGCAGTATCCCACAAA is drawn from Aegilops tauschii subsp. strangulata cultivar AL8/78 chromosome 1, Aet v6.0, whole genome shotgun sequence and contains these coding sequences:
- the LOC109774902 gene encoding protein SYM1, which gives rise to MAASVATSPACTRLIPSSPLSASAYTAAPSLVRLAGSSRRLRRALRVSAAAEPADALPGPGAGELDGVVPAGLLEELPEGLAFQGDMGGGFAPGGSGGGGDDGNKMLDRGINAAIVLGASTYALTKLLTVDQDYWHGWTIFEILRYMPEHNWSAYEEALKANPVLAKMMISGVVYSLGDWIAQCYEGKPIFEFDRTRMFRSGLVGFTLHGSLSHYYYHFCESLFPFKDWWAVPVKVAFDQTAWSALWNSIYFVALGFLRWESPSTIYKELKATFFPMLTAGWKLWPFAHLITYGVVPIEQRLLWVDCVELIWVTILSTYSNEKSEARILDDSSTTDTQDNSR